Genomic segment of Rhinoderma darwinii isolate aRhiDar2 chromosome 12, aRhiDar2.hap1, whole genome shotgun sequence:
aaaagtcgtaaaacacaaaaaacctttatatatgtggtatcgtcgtaatcgtaccgatgcATAGAACAAAGGTAAcaggttatttacgccgcacggtaaatggcgtaaatttaaaaacgcacagaacaatggcggaattgctgtttttttctattccctcccaaaaaaaagagttaataaaaatccaaaaattatatgtaacccaaaatggtgccattaaaaagctatAACTaagcccgtaaaaaaaaaaaaaaaaaaagtcctcatacagctatgtcgacgcaaaaataatttaaaaaaaaaagttatagctctttaaatgcgacaatggaaaaacaaaaaaatgtgcttggtcattaaggcctaaaataagctggtcactaaggggttaaaagttttgATCACTAGTTATTACAGCTACTTCTATACCTACCTATTATCTAGTACTGTGAATGGCTTCCATTAGTATAATCTGCAGTGCACGTCTTACACATCTGTCTGGCTGTCAATGTTCAGTTTGCTATTTGtactatatttattttatttatatatcgcCATAATGGCTCCGTACAATGGTACCAACCAGGGttcaaaatagaataaaagtttAGCAGTTTCCAACTGTACTAGGTTACTTTAATGCTGTAGAGTGCCCTGAACACAATCTATAGGGACTAGGGGTGCAGACAAGAGGTCGTATTATTAGAAACTAGACCAGGGACTTTCACTACTCACCATCTGTGTAATCCTCAGAGGACAGGGACAGAAGACTCTGCACATCACTAGTTTCTGATTCTGCGCCTTCCCGTCCTAATGTCCTGCTCTCTGCCCCAGCTGCCCACTGTGAAGAAGTCTGGTGAACCAGCACAGTCTCTGAGCGCTGGGTGCTGCCTGGTGGGTGTTGTGAAGTATTTGCCATAGTTTGACCTGTGACGTGAATACTCCCGATAGATTGTTCCCTGGTTTCCGAGCGAGACACCTCCTGCTGTATGTCCTGATCCTCCCCTGGTCCTTCGGATAATACTATCTGGACACGAGAGCTAGCAGAAGGGATACAGTTTCCTGCGCTGCCATACACGGCTTCCTCGTAAGACGGAAGGGCGACTTGTACACCATCAACCATGATAGACACTTGTTCCCCTGGTACACATGCGTCACGCCTGGAAGAGACAGGATAATAAGTAAATagctatacaaaaaatatatatatttttttccctttttctggAGAGCCCTACCTCTGTAAAACAGCGGGCATCAACTAATCTTTTACAATTGTAACAAAATGCTTGGAATGCGCCTTTTAATAGGCAGGTAAAGTGGTCATTTGAATGACTAAAGGGGCTTTATTAGACTCAGGTGACCCAAACATGTAGATAAAAATCTGGAGAGGATTAAAAAACGAACCTCTTTTTAACTGAACGGTGTGAATTCTGTCCATACGTACATAtgttgtctaagggtatgttcacacggcctattttcgggccgtaaattcccgaaaaacggccgacaaatcggaagcagaacgcctccaaacatctgcccactgatttcaatgggaaaacggcgttctgttcctacggagcgtttttcgctgtttttttacgcgtaaaaaaaacagacccgaaaaagtgcaggacacttcttgggacgtttttggaaccgttttccatagactattgaaaaaagctccaaaaatggctgtaaaaaaaccccaaaaaaaaaaaaaaaaaaaaaaaaaacgctgcaaaaattgcgagtggcacaaaaaacttctgaaaatcaggagcggttttctcttgaaaacagctccatattttgagaggtttttgactctgcgtgtgaacataccctaaggcttcccATGActgctctataatgtaatatgccATATTAATTACATGGGTAATGTACCTTGGTCATAACAACCTACTGGTACAAGGTTTCTTTGTTCTAATTCGGTTTATACATTTCCTTAACCCATTTAAAACCCTCCGCGTCCTGTAAAAACAACCATTAAAGTCCCTATTCAGGCTGCATATCACTCATCAGGTTTGTACATATacattaagggtgtgttcacacatgaACGTTTTAAATCAGGTTTCCTTAATATTTTCTATGCAGTTTctaaagccaaaactaggagtgaatTTAAATAAAAGAAGTATTTGTTTTTTATACTCTCTCTCCCATCCACGCCAGTTTTATTTTATGCAGTTTAAGTCAAAACCTGAACAAATCCTgaatgtgtgaacacaccctaaattAACCCTTTAGGGGAAGTTTACATTGATTGCTGTTATTTGGAGATAAAAACTAGAGACAAACAAAATTCAATAATAGTGGTTTAAGAAACTATTGGTCACTCAGGGCTAAATGTATAAGTGTTTACTGCTAAAGTATTCTGGGAAATCAACTATTCCAAACAGAAACATAGTATGTGTACATGAGCGAAAATCCACCTACCTGCTATGGTGAAAGGACTTGATTTTGGGTTGTAGTAGAACAAACAGGACAATAAGGAGCAGTATCAAGGCCACTGAGCTAGCAGTTGAGGCAACAATTGATAGCGTTGGGATCCCGAAGCTTGTATTTCTGTTTGTTTCTGAAATAAAATGTGAACAATTAGTTTTCCTATTCagcttatagaggctctgtcaccacattataagtggcctatattgtacatgatgtgatcggcgttgtaatgtagacttctgtagcgtctctgtgatttacagcacagcgagatctcgctgtgaatgacagtttacagcgtaatctcgtgagactacgccggttatgctgtaaatcacagagacgctacagaagtgacaggattctgaatacacatcacgtcctggctggaggtaatgtatattcattgtcaggacactgcagtaacgttatagtgtgtttatgtggctgcacatagcgatatagctatatcgcgatctgcagagtaaatgaatggacagaagtgtatgacactgattggtcactgattggtcagcgtcatacagtcctctgtacaacgcccacttggccatatagtaaaacatgcccagttgtttattgagacactcattagcataaagctaatataggtcataactccgtcaaaaatgatcgtttttctaaataaaaaaaca
This window contains:
- the SUSD6 gene encoding sushi domain-containing protein 6, whose protein sequence is MWSVIPGRNHWCEVSPGRSGLLVLLLSCLPYSLSSVCPPPPEPENGGFMCHPPHCEKPFTSGSVIEYFCAEGYMLKGDYTFLTCKNGAWNPPMGVSCRLSQETNRNTSFGIPTLSIVASTASSVALILLLIVLFVLLQPKIKSFHHSRRDACVPGEQVSIMVDGVQVALPSYEEAVYGSAGNCIPSASSRVQIVLSEGPGEDQDIQQEVSRSETREQSIGSIHVTGQTMANTSQHPPGSTQRSETVLVHQTSSQWAAGAESRTLGREGAESETSDVQSLLSLSSEDYTDDIPLLKEA